In Cicer arietinum cultivar CDC Frontier isolate Library 1 chromosome 7, Cicar.CDCFrontier_v2.0, whole genome shotgun sequence, a single window of DNA contains:
- the LOC101492862 gene encoding uncharacterized protein yields MEKKTMLQDIDAMMEKKKSIPFNPQVHFTLNILLAQVAPHFYTNQELSQIEELYQNVCQETKSPLISQNTMKKEKENNNKKRRCPTNEGCMSYSERRVKPKIIENKESSQPPKLPIHVKDKITKLNGTNVSYPKKK; encoded by the exons ATGGAGAAGAAAACAATGTTGCAAGATATAGATGCTAtgatggaaaagaaaaagagtatTCCTTTTAATCCTCAAGTTCATTTCACTTTGAATATACTTTTAGCGCAAGTTGCCCCACATTTCTACACCAATCAAGAGTTATCACAAATAGAAGAACTATATCAAAATGTTTGTCAAGAAACAAAGTCACCTCTTATTTCACAAAACACGatgaaaaaagagaaagagaataATAATAAGAAGAGGCGTTGTCCAACTAATGAAGGTTGCATGTCTTATAGTGAAAGAAGAGTGAAACCAAAGATCATAGAGAATAAAGAATCATCACAACCACCAAAATTGCCTATTCATGTCAAGGACAAGATTACAAAGTTGAATGGCACTAATGTAAG CTAtccaaaaaagaaataa